In the genome of Dermacentor silvarum isolate Dsil-2018 chromosome 1, BIME_Dsil_1.4, whole genome shotgun sequence, one region contains:
- the LOC119441869 gene encoding histone H2A-beta, sperm, translating to MSGRAPAGEEEELSSSKSSRKSSRSPRAGLLFPVGRIHGMMKKRNIGDRISGTAPIYMAAVLEYLTSKVLQLAAIAARDNGQINPCHIKIAVRSDNDFKKLLWGVTMADGGTLLELCDGSQPRCNGSECADAASGRMPE from the coding sequence ATGTCCGGCCGGGCGCCAGCAGGCGAAGAGGAAGAGCTCTCCTCCAGCAAGAGCTCCAGGAAGAGCTCTCGATCGCCGCGAGCAGGACTTCTGTTCCCGGTAGGGCGCATCCATGGGATGATGAAAAAGAGGAACATTGGTGATCGTATCAGTGGTACCGCCCCCATATACATGGCGGCGGTGCTGGAGTACTTAACTTCGAAAGTGCTCCAGCTGGCGGCGATCGCGGCTCGCGACAATGGCCAGATCAATCCCTGCCATATAAAAATTGCTGTGCGCAGTGACAACGACTTCAAGAAGCTCCTGTGGGGTGTGACTATGGCCGATGGGGGCACGCTACTGGAGCTCTGCGACGGAAGTCAGCCGCGCTGCAACGGCTCCGAATGCGCCGATGCGGCTTCTGGAAGGATGCCAGAGTGA